One segment of Fusobacterium massiliense DNA contains the following:
- a CDS encoding Imm49 family immunity protein, translated as MYFLVKNKEEFEERMKKTKRESEWIDQEIKTFTALSFNSDCYLSKGILAWYENKDIIGFKRYLSISGKLKILGNSRIDWAYHGDIVLQFFPEIMSDNPLIHQFLINNLNDICLEDKPDYHKGWGTTLFMNRNLLLALKGDWEALKKRSLIFLNDVPSGHKKYILTHEFYLALSEANVDEMKKALKPIMDPKKGKILARDTFYDLEFYLQPQLLLFAKIASIHGYNLEIDLDIAPKELIKYKPLKVKEYEEADKEYPLISKYDFKEPFINWIAKMTQIEEEYKSGRK; from the coding sequence TGAAAAAAACAAAAAGAGAATCAGAATGGATAGATCAAGAAATAAAAACATTTACAGCTTTATCATTTAATTCAGATTGTTATTTAAGTAAAGGGATATTAGCATGGTATGAAAATAAAGATATTATAGGTTTTAAAAGATATTTAAGCATTTCTGGAAAATTAAAAATTTTAGGAAATAGTAGAATAGATTGGGCATATCATGGAGATATAGTTCTCCAATTTTTTCCTGAAATAATGTCAGATAATCCACTTATACATCAGTTTTTAATAAATAATCTAAATGATATTTGTCTTGAAGATAAGCCAGATTATCATAAAGGTTGGGGAACAACATTATTTATGAATAGAAATTTATTATTAGCTTTAAAGGGCGATTGGGAAGCATTAAAAAAAAGAAGTTTAATATTTTTAAATGATGTTCCATCTGGACATAAAAAATATATTCTAACACATGAATTTTATTTAGCACTTTCTGAAGCAAATGTTGATGAGATGAAAAAGGCATTAAAACCTATAATGGATCCAAAAAAGGGAAAAATTTTGGCAAGGGATACATTTTATGATCTGGAATTTTATTTGCAACCTCAATTACTTTTATTTGCAAAAATTGCATCTATTCATGGGTATAATTTAGAAATAGACTTAGATATAGCACCTAAAGAATTAATTAAATATAAACCTTTGAAAGTTAAAGAATATGAGGAAGCTGATAAAGAGTATCCTCTTATAAGTAAATATGATTTTAAGGAGCCTTTTATAAATTGGATAGCCAAGATGACACAAATAGAAGAAGAATATAAGAGTGGGAGGAAGTAG